A section of the Dasypus novemcinctus isolate mDasNov1 unplaced genomic scaffold, mDasNov1.1.hap2 scaffold_289, whole genome shotgun sequence genome encodes:
- the SLC27A1 gene encoding long-chain fatty acid transport protein 1 isoform X2 — protein MRAAGAASVASLALLKLLGLSWTWSAAAAIGVYVGGGGWRFLRIVCLTAKRDLFGLSVLIRVRCELRRHRRAGHTIPRIFEAVARRQPERLALVDAGSGARWTFGQLDAYSNAVARLFLRLGFAPGDVVAVLLEGRPEFVGLWLGLAKAGVEAALLNVNLRREPLVFCLRAADAKGLVFGGELAAAVAEVSGQLGKSLLKFCAGAPDEGAPPDACLLDPLLQEASTAPLEPPPGKGMDDRLFYIYTSGTTGLPKAAIVVHSRYYRIAAFGHHAYRMGPSDVLYDCLPLYHSAGNIMGVGQCLLYGLTVVLRRKFSASRFWDDCVQHNCTVVQYIGEICRYLLKQPVREAERQHRVRLAVGNGLRPAIWEEFTQRFGVRQIGEFYGATECNCSIANMDGKVGACGFNSRILPGVYPIRLVKVNEETMEPLRDSRGLCIPCQAGEPGLLVGQIDQQDPLRRFDGYASASATRRKVARSVFRRGDRAYLSGDVLVMDELGYMYFRDRGGDTFRWRGENVSAAEVEGALSRLLGQADVAVYGVAVPGVEGRAGMAAIADPQARLSPDALHRELQKALPPYARPVFLRLLPRVDTTGTFKIQKTRLQREGFDPRQTSDRLFFLDVKQGHYLPLDEAVHARICSGAFGL, from the exons CGGCCTCTCCGTGCTCATCCGCGTGCGCTGCGAGCTCCGCCGGCACCGGCGCGCCGGCCACACCATCCCGCGCATCTTCGAGGCGGTGGCGCGGCGGCAGCCCGAGCGCCTGGCCCTGGTGGACGCGGGCAGCGGCGCGCGCTGGACCTTCGGGCAGCTGGACGCCTACTCCAACGCCGTGGCGCGCCTCTTCCTGCGCCTGGGCTTCGCGCCGGGCGACGTGGTGGCCGTCCTCCTGGAGGGCCGGCCCGAGTTCGTGGGGCTGTGGCTGGGCCTGGCCAAGGCGGGCGTGGAGGCCGCGCTGCTGAACGTCAACCTGCGGCGCGAGCCCCTGGTCTTCTGCCTGCGCGCCGCGGACGCCAAGGGCCTGGTCTTCGGCGGGGAGCTGGCGGCCG CTGTGGCCGAGGTGAGCGGGCAGCTGGGCAAGAGCCTGCTCAAGTTCTGCGCCGGGGCCCCCGACGAGGGCGCGCCCCCCGACGCCTGCCTCCTGGACCCGCTGCTGCAGGAGGCATCCACCGCCCCGCTGGAGCCGCCGCCCGGCAAGGGCATGGACG ACCGCCTCTTCTACATCTACACGTCGGGGACCACCGGGCTGCCCAAGGCCGCCATCGTCGTGCACAGCAG GTACTACCGCATCGCGGCCTTCGGCCATCACGCCTACCGCATGGGGCCCTCGGACGTGCTCTACGACTGCCTGCCCCTGTACCACTCGGCAGG GAACATCATGGGCGTGGGGCAGTGCCTCCTCTACGGGCTGACCGTCGTGCTGCGCAGGAAGTTCTCGGCCAGCCGCTTCTGGGACGACTGTGTCCAGCACAACTGCACG GTGGTGCAGTACATCGGGGAGATCTGCCGCTACCTGCTGAAGCAGCCGGTGCGTGAGGCGGAGCGCCAGCACCGCGTGCGCCTGGCGGTCGGCAACGGGCTGCGCCCGGCCATCTGGGAGGAGTTCACCCAGCGCTTCGGCGTGCGCCAGATCGGCGAGTTCTACGGGGCCACCGAGTGCAACTGCAGCATCGCCAACATGGACGGGAAG GTGGGCGCCTGCGGCTTCAACAGCCGCATCCTGCCCGGCGTGTACCCGATCCGGCTGGTGAAGGTCAACGAGGAGACCATGGAGCCGCTCAGAGACTCCCGCGGCCTCTGCATCCCGTGCCAGGCGG gggAGCCCGGGCTCCTGGTGGGCCAGATCGACCAGCAGGACCCGCTGCGCCGCTTCGACGGCTACGCCAGCGCCAGCGCCACCCGCCGGAAGGTGGCGCGCAGCGTGTTCCGCAGGGGCGACCGCGCCTACCTCTCGGGCGACGTGCTGGTGATGGACGAGCTGGGCTACATGTACTTCCGCGACCGCGGCGGCGACACCTTCCGCTGGCGCGGGGAGAACGTGTCCGCCGCGGAGGTGGAGGGCGCGCTGAGCCGCCTGCTGGGCCAGGCCGACGTGGCCGTCTACGGCGTGGCCGTGCCAG GCGTGGAGGGCAGGGCGGGCATGGCGGCCATCGCCGACCCGCAGGCGCGGCTGAGCCCCGACGCGCTGCACCGGGAGCTGCAGAAGGCGCTGCCGCCCTACGCGCGCCCCGTCTTCCTGCGCCTGCTGCCCCGGGTGGACACCACAG GCACCTTCAAGATCCAGAAGACGCGGCTGCAGCGGGAGGGCTTCGACCCGCGCCAGACCTCGGACCGCCTCTTCTTCCTGGACGTGAAGCAGGGCCACTACCTGCCCCTGGACGAGGCCGTGCACGCCCGCATCTGCTCCGGGGCCTTCGGCCTCTGA
- the PGLS gene encoding 6-phosphogluconolactonase yields the protein MAAPAPGLISVFSSPQELGASLAQLVVQRAACCLEGARARFALGLSGGSLVTLLARELPSAVAGPAGLAHWTLGFCDERLVPFEHAESTYGLYRTHLLSRLPIPEKQVIAINPALPVEEAAEDYARKLREAFPGDAVPVFDLLILGVGPDGHTCSLFPDHPLLQEREKIVAPISDSPKPPPQRVTFTLPVLNAARTVIFVATGEGKAPVLKRILESQEENPLPAARVQPRSGRLCWLLDEAAARLLTVPVEKHSTL from the exons ATGGCCGCGCCGGCCCCGGGCCTCATCTCGGTCTTCTCGAGCCCGCAGGAGCTGGGCGCGTCGCTGGCGCAGCTGGTGGTGCAACGGGCGGCGTGCTGCCTGGAGGGGGCCCGCGCCCGCTTCGCGCTCGGCCTGTCGGGAGGCAGCCTCGTCACGCTGCTGGCCCGCGAGCTGCCCTCCGCCGTCGCCGGGCCCGCCGGCCTCGCTCACTGGACGCTGGGCTTCTGCGACGAGCGCCTCGTGCCCTTCGAGCACGCCGAGAGCACGTACGGTCTCTACCGG ACCCACCTGCTCTCCCGGCTGCCCATCCCTGAGAAGCAGGTGATCGCCATCAACCCCGCGCTGCCCGTGGAGGAGGCGGCCGAGGATTACGCCAGGAAGCTGAGAGAG GCCTTCCCGGGGGACGCCGTCCCCGTTTTCGACCTCCTGATCCTGGGGGTGGGTCCAGATGGCCACACGTGCTCCCTCTTCCCGGACCACCCCCTCCTGCAG GAGAGGGAGAAGATCGTGGCCCCTATCAGCGACTCCCCAAAGCCGCCGCCACAGCGCGTGACCTTCACGCTCCCCGTGCTGAACGCTGCCCGGACCGTCATCTTCGTGGCGACCGGAGAGGGCAAGGCACCTGTTCTGAAG CGCATCCTGGAGTCGCAGGAGGAGAACCCGCTGCCGGCAGCGCGCGTGCAGCCGCGCTCGGGGCGGCTCTGCTGGCTGCTGGACGAGGCGGCCGCCCGGCTGCTCACCGTGCCCGTCGAGAAGCACTCCACGCTGTag